The Thermothelomyces thermophilus ATCC 42464 chromosome 7, complete sequence genome window below encodes:
- a CDS encoding glycosyltransferase family 4 protein (CAZy_ID 268087), which yields MAGDKRRSKTIVFLHPDLGIGGAERLVIDAAVGLQKRGHKVVIFTSHCDPAHCFDEARDGTLDVRVRGNTLVPPTILGRFAILCAILRQLHLILQVAVLTRELAALAPDAFFVDQLSAGLPLLKLASPGPGRAPVFFYCHFPDLLLARGRARLWKRLYRLPFDALERWSMGFADAIAVNSDFTRRVVARTWPGLARTRQLHIVYPCIDTTAVGGARGRGKEEEEAEEKEGKKGKKGREKEQEQVVEVEPLPWKQDGVVLSINRFERKKDVALAIRAFALLPAERRRGAKLVVAGGYDSRVAENVSYHAELAALADRLGLRHATAKTLVSALHVAPAVDVLFLLSVPGLLKEMLLRSARLLVYTPSNEHFGIVPLEAMLRGVPVLAADSGGPRETVVDGVTGWLRDPERPEEWSAVMDRVLNDMPEQELQRMGRAGVERVKSKFAEAQMAERLEDIFDGMEKTSQGPSGASLFMMTAMAGLVAAVGLGSSAFLAGRIGGISFA from the exons ATGGCCGGCGACAAGCGACGCAGCAAGACAATAGTGTTTCTGCACCCGGATCTGGGGATAGGAGGCGCCGAGCGGCTGGTGATCGATGCGGCCGTAGGGCTGCAGAAGCGCGGGCACAAGGTGGTCATCTTCACGAGCCACTGCGACCCGGCGCACTGCTTCGACGAGGCCCGCGATG GCACCCTCGACGTGCGCGTGCGCGGCAACACCCTCGTCCCGCCCACCATCCTCGGCCGCTTCGCCATCCTCTGCGCCATCCTCCGCCAGCTGCACCTGATCCTGCAGGTCGCCGTCCTCACCCGCgagctcgccgccctcgcccccGACGCCTTCTTCGTCGACCAGCTCAGCGCCGGCCTGCCCCTCCTCAAGCTCGCctcccccggccccggccgcgcccccgtcttcttctactGCCACTTCCCGGACCTGCTCCTCGCCCGCGGCCGCGCCCGCCTGTGGAAGCGCCTCTACCGCCTCCCCTTTGACGCCCTCGAGCGCTGGAGCATGGGCTTCGCCGACGCCATCGCCGTAAACTCCGACTTCACGCGCCGCGTCGTCGCCCGCACCTGGCCCGGCCTCGCCCGCACCCGCCAGCTGCACATCGTCTACCCGTGCATCGATACGaccgccgtcggcggcgcgCGAGGGAGgggcaaggaggaggaggaggcggaggagaaggaggggaagaaggggaagaaggggaGGGAGAAGGAACAGGAACAGGTGGTAGAGGTTGAGCCGCTGCCGTGGAAGCAGGACGGCGTGGTGCTGTCCATCAACCGCTTCGAGCGCAAGAAGGACGTGGCGCTGGCGATCCGCGCCTTCGCCCTGCTCCCCGCcgagcggcggcgcggggcCAAGCTGGTGGTCGCGGGCGGCTACGACAGCCGGGTGGCCGAGAACGTGTCGTACCACGCCGAGCTGGCCGCCCTGGCCGACCGGCTGGGGCTCCGCCACGCCACGGCCAAGACGCTCGTCTCGGCCCTCCACGTCGCCCCCGCCGTCGACGTCCTGTTCCTGCTCAGCGTCCCCGGCCTGCTCAAGGAGATGCTGCTGCGCTCCGCCAGGCTGCTGGTCTACACGCCCAGCAACGAGCACTTCGGCATCGTCCCGCTCGAGGCCATGCTGAGGGGCGTGCCCGTGCTGGCGGCCGACAGCGGCGGGCCCCGCGAGACCGTCGTCGACGGCGTGACCGGCTGGCTGAGGGATCCGGAGAGGCCGGAGGAGTGGTCCGCCGTCATGGATCGCGTGCTCAACGACATGCCCGAGCAGGAGCTGCAGCGCATGGGGAGGGCCGGGGTCGAGCGGGTGAAGAGCAAGTTTGCCGAGGCGCAGATGGCCGAGCGGCTCGAGGACATCTTTGACGGCATGGAGAAGACGTCGCAGGGACCATCCGGGGCATCGCTCTTCATGATGACGGCCATGGCCGGGCTGGTGGCAGCCGTTGGGCTCGGGTCCTCCGCCTTCTTGGCCGGGAGGATAGGTGGCATTTCGTTTGCGTAG